One Purpureocillium takamizusanense chromosome 1, complete sequence genomic window carries:
- a CDS encoding Diphthine--ammonia ligase (COG:J~EggNog:ENOG503NVBK) has translation MPEERLNVIALLSGGKDSFYGLLHCIHHGHRVVALANLYPASDDSPAAATRPVDVVDPAERVAAPPALPQGDAPEAERDLNSFMYQTVGHEVLPLYAAATGVPLFRQQILGTTLRHERDYDSAAVTAGESGVAGDGPRGVDETESMLPLLRAVLARHPEANALCSGAILSTYQRTRVESVALRLGLVPLSYLWKYPVLPSPSPAADEVQLLRDMAAAGLEARIVKVASAGLDEGHLWERVTSREGVDRVRAALKRFGAAEGAALGEGGEFETIVVDGPPELFKRRVVVPESGRRVVREGGGSSWLALCDARLEDKPVEGEAKTIVQEPLLMDAKFERILEDVALPKPERGTAAASEVAGRSTLLGRLGPTRVHDDGLLQRAFLANAGAPDDVSIQEETRLVVDSVRAFLASKSLDPSQITNTIIILRDMADFPKVNGEYGKLFVKPNPPSRITISCGSLLPAGRSIALYLTVPDARVGQGRDGLHVQSRSYWAPANIGPYSQAIDIPVSCGLEATGIRAVYVAGQIPLLPASMSLPPPSDTSLRLQVVLSLQHLWRIGQELKIQCWTSAVVYFARPASADEMERKAELAGQAWATAHAPPDEDDEAKGGPDLWDLKYNPQFMSLSVGEGQSTKTPLPDWSIFTMRQQNEPESCIPPLFSVEIESLPRGSDVEWHAHVGLKQLGEGIAEIVYVPQVGVEGWRGWHTIVQTASVYAIYTVLALGSGQVSSFAGVKGDLAKAYAGSMVGIGVNAAGLPTVDPYLIYADLDRVEDAWKEAQGSAEGGQPFAMMPCFSIRSMRGERLGCLALFRTVLGALAS, from the coding sequence ATGCCCGAGGAACGCCTCAATGTCATTGCGCTCCTGTCTGGCGGCAAGGACAGCTTCTACGGCCTGCTCCACTGCATCCACCATGGCCATCGGGTCGTGGCCCTGGCCAACCTCTATCCAGCCAGCGACGActcgccagccgcagcaACCCGtcccgtcgacgtcgtcgacccagCTGAGCGAGTGGCGGCACCAcccgcgctgccgcagggagacgcgcccgaggccgagcgggaTCTCAACAGCTTCATGTACCAGACGGTCGGACACGAGGTCCTCCCCTTGTAcgctgccgccacgggcGTCCCGCTCTTCCGCCAGCAGATTCTCGGCACCACGCTGCGGCATGAGCGCGACTACGACTctgcggcggtgacggcgggcgaatccggcgtcgctggtgacggcccgcgaggcgtcgacgagacggagTCGATGCTGCCTCTGCTCCGAGCCGTCTTGGCCCGCCATCCTGAAGCCAACGCGCTGTGCTCCGGCGCCATCCTGTCCACCTACCAGCGCACGCGGGTCGAGTCGGTGGCcctgcgccttggccttgtgcCGCTGTCGTACCTGTGGAAGTACCCTGTGCtaccgtcgccgtctcccgcggcggacgaggttCAGCTGCTCAGGGACATGGCGGCTGCGGGACTCGAGGCGCGCATCGTCAAGGTGGCGAGCGCGGGACTGGACGAGGGCCATTTGTGGGAGAGAGTGACGAgccgcgagggcgtggaCCGCGTCAGGGCTGCGCTTAAGAGGTTCGGCGCCGCAGAGGGCGCCGCACTGGGCGAAGGGGGTGAGTTTGAAACCATTGTGGTCGACGGCCCGCCCGAGCTCTTCAAAAGAAGGGTTGTGGTGCCCGAGAGCGGAAGGAGGGTCGTCcgtgaaggcggcggctccagctggctggcactTTGCGACGCTCGACTCGAGGACAAacccgtcgagggcgaggcgaaaACGATTGTTCAGGAGCCTCTGCTCATGGACGCCAAATTCGAGCGTATACTGGAGGACGTCGCGTTACCGAAGCCAGAGCGAggaacggcagcggcatcggaGGTTGCGGGTAGGTCAACGTTACTTGGCAGGCTGGGCCCTACTCGTGTacacgacgacgggctcctCCAGCGAGCATTTCTGGCGAATGCCGGTGCCCCGGACGACGTCTCGATACAGGAAGAGACGAGGCTGGTCGTCGACAGCGTGAGGGCGTTCCTAGCTTCCAAGTCGCTGGATCCTTCACAGATTACAAACACCATCATCATTCTTCGGGACATGGCCGACTTCCCCAAGGTGAACGGCGAGTACGGCAAGCTGTTCGTCAAGCCGAACCCTCCGTCACGCATCACGATATCCtgcggcagcctgctgccAGCAGGACGCAGCATCGCGTTATATCTCACTGTGCCTGATGCTCGAGTGGGCCAGGGAAGGGACGGGCTTCACGTCCAGTCTCGATCCTACTGGGCGCCCGCCAATATCGGACCCTATAGCCAGGCCATTGACATACCAGTTTCTTGTGGGCTCGAGGCGACGGGAATCAGGGCCGTCTACGTTGCTGGGCAAATACCCCTTTTGCCCGCCTCCATGTCGTTGCCGCCCCCGTCCGACACGTCGCTTCGGCTGCAGGTTGTTCTCTCCCTTCAGCACCTTTGGAGGATTGGGCAAGAATTGAAGATACAGTGCTGGaccagcgccgtcgtctaCTTTGCTCGACCAGCTTCTGCAGATGAAATGGAGCGGAAGGCCGAGCTTGCTGGCCAGGCATGGGCCACCGCCCACGCGCCTCctgatgaggatgacgaggccaagggcggACCCGACCTGTGGGATCTCAAGTACAACCCGCAATTCATGTCGCTGAGCGTCGGGGAGGGACAGAGCACCAAGACACCTTTGCCCGACTGGTCGATATTCACAATGCGCCAGCAGAATGAGCCGGAGTCTTGCATTCCGCCCTTATTCAGCGTGGAGATTGAAAGCCTGCCGCGCGGATCCGATGTCGAGTGGCATGCACACGTCGGGCTCAAGCAGCTCGGGGAGGGGATCGCGGAGATTGTGTACGTCCCCCAAGTCGGAGTAGAGGGATGGAGAGGCTGGCACACCATTGTTCAGACGGCGAGCGTGTATGCCATTTACACAGTGCTGGCTTTGGGCTCGGGACAAGTGTCGAGCTTCGCCGGGGTGAAAGGAGACCTGGCAAAGGCCTACGCGGGGTCGATGGTGGGTATTGGCGTGAACGCCGCTGGACTTCCCACGGTAGACCCTTACCTGATCTACGCGGACCTGGACCGCGTCGAAGACGCCTGGAAAGAGGCTCAGGGCTCGGCCGAGGGGGGCCAGCCATTTGCCATGATGCCTTGCTTTTCGATTCGCTCCATGCGGGGTGAGCGGCTTGGCTGCTTGGCACTATTCAGaaccgtcctcggcgcgctggcctcATAG